The genomic DNA GTCGAACTCCGGATCTCGGGAGGCCGCTCCTGAAGAGAGGAAAGCAAGACGCCGAGAAGATCGCGAAGAAGCTCAGGCAAAACGGGCGGCGCCCCGACGTCATCGTCTCGAGCTCGGCGAATCGCGCTCGCCAATCCGCCAGCATCGTCGCCAAGACCCTGGGATACAAGAAGAAGATCGTCTCACGGAGCGAGGTTTATGAGGCAGATCAGGGACAACTCATGAAGATCGTTCGAAACCTCGAGGACGGAGACCGCACGGTCATGATCGTGGGTCACAATCCGGCCATCAACGAACTCGCCGGGACTCTGGTCAAGGGCTTCGATCAAGCAATTCCGACGTCGGGCATCGTGGGAATCGATCTGCCGGTCGAGACGTGGACCCGGGTACGCAAAGGACAGGGGCAGCTGAGCTACTTCGATTTTCCAAAGAAGAAGCAGGTCCAGGCGAAGCTCCTCAAGAAGAT from Vicinamibacteria bacterium includes the following:
- a CDS encoding histidine phosphatase family protein, with the protein product MMKKLYLVRHAKAAGRDRRTPDLGRPLLKRGKQDAEKIAKKLRQNGRRPDVIVSSSANRARQSASIVAKTLGYKKKIVSRSEVYEADQGQLMKIVRNLEDGDRTVMIVGHNPAINELAGTLVKGFDQAIPTSGIVGIDLPVETWTRVRKGQGQLSYFDFPKKKQVQAKLLKKIEQEIASEVTRVVSSALKHFDGDSAERINRSVKTASRRVAREFVDKLKTRKVSIRTQSQPVPQKKAVRKPRKKPVRARPEKTPEAASSADP